A part of Longimicrobiales bacterium genomic DNA contains:
- the hemQ gene encoding hydrogen peroxide-dependent heme synthase encodes MSELAPATLEGWYALHQMMAIDWVAVRAMPAVERANMRSAATDLIAAISTPSESGWSGVYQLVGGMADVMFVHFRETLDDLARVDMRLRRSRPGAALRLEHDYTSITEAGLYHATAEAAAEAKPLSKEFDRLLEEAAAAERASPHVETRLFPRVPDDMRYVSFYPMSKRRVHPDNWYSLPVTERNRLMREHGLTGRRYAGRVFQVITGSTGLDDWEWGVTLFAKDPLEFKRIVTEMRYDEASAKYGEFGEFFTGVKLSAAEFGALFDVD; translated from the coding sequence ATGTCGGAACTGGCACCTGCCACCCTCGAGGGATGGTATGCCCTTCATCAGATGATGGCCATCGACTGGGTGGCCGTGCGGGCCATGCCGGCGGTGGAGCGGGCGAACATGCGGTCTGCGGCGACCGACCTCATCGCGGCCATCAGTACGCCGTCGGAGTCAGGGTGGAGCGGCGTTTACCAGCTGGTGGGTGGTATGGCGGACGTGATGTTCGTTCATTTCCGCGAGACGCTCGATGACCTCGCGCGCGTCGACATGCGGCTGCGGCGCTCGCGGCCGGGTGCTGCGCTCCGCCTCGAGCACGACTACACGTCCATCACCGAAGCGGGCCTCTACCATGCCACTGCCGAAGCGGCCGCCGAGGCGAAGCCGCTATCGAAGGAATTCGATCGGCTACTCGAGGAAGCTGCCGCCGCGGAACGCGCGAGCCCGCACGTGGAGACTCGCCTCTTCCCGCGCGTGCCCGATGATATGCGGTACGTGAGCTTCTATCCCATGAGCAAGCGCCGCGTGCACCCGGACAACTGGTATTCTCTGCCCGTGACGGAACGCAACCGCCTCATGCGCGAGCACGGCCTCACCGGCCGTCGCTACGCAGGGCGCGTTTTTCAGGTGATCACCGGCTCGACCGGTCTGGACGACTGGGAGTGGGGTGTCACGCTCTTTGCGAAGGACCCGCTCGAGTTCAAGCGCATCGTGACCGAGATGCGCTACGACGAGGCGAGCGCGAAATACGGCGAGTTCGGAGAGTTCTTCACGGGCGTGAAGTTGAGTGCGGCGGAGTTCGGTGCCCTCTTCGACGTGGACTGA
- a CDS encoding GGDEF domain-containing protein, whose protein sequence is MSLKTLFTLIAPGAVTLTAAGMLLVFMPTADVLGQASRGYPLVALAVAVLLAWRMHRSRVLLTALLLLAAQGVLHERTFGDHLAVTTLTATLLPVLVAVLALSTDRNVAGRHVAVQTLLLVMTAGGATAALIAAPAETRYFLTYPFIDPIYTSWTGLEQVALAAALTGLGTLAAIALFREKATDAGLGWAALAGVLAMAQPAGTTGRGIWMLAAGLVLIITLVEASYMMAFHDELTGLPARRVLSQTLSALRPPYTVAIVDVDHFKSFNDRYGHDVGDEVLRMVASRLAAVTGGGRAYRSGGEEFTIVFPGRTKAEALPHVEEVREAVAGAKFTLRRQPRPTKAEGERRRGTRRSDERRIGVTISVGLAGVDGRNPTTDAVVKAADKAMYRAKKNGRNRVVA, encoded by the coding sequence TTGTCGCTGAAGACGCTCTTCACGCTGATCGCGCCCGGTGCGGTGACGCTCACCGCGGCCGGCATGCTGCTCGTGTTCATGCCGACAGCTGATGTGCTGGGACAGGCATCGCGCGGCTACCCTCTGGTGGCGCTCGCAGTCGCAGTCCTCCTCGCGTGGCGGATGCATCGCAGCCGCGTGCTGCTGACCGCACTGCTGCTGCTGGCAGCGCAAGGCGTACTGCATGAGCGGACGTTCGGTGACCACCTGGCCGTGACGACGCTCACGGCCACGCTCCTGCCGGTGCTCGTGGCGGTGCTCGCGCTCTCCACGGACCGGAACGTCGCGGGCCGGCACGTGGCGGTGCAGACGCTGCTGCTCGTCATGACGGCGGGCGGCGCGACGGCCGCACTGATCGCGGCGCCGGCCGAAACGCGTTACTTCCTGACATACCCCTTCATCGATCCGATCTACACGAGCTGGACGGGGCTCGAGCAGGTCGCGCTCGCGGCTGCGCTCACCGGGCTCGGCACGCTCGCGGCGATTGCGCTGTTTCGCGAGAAGGCGACGGACGCAGGGCTGGGATGGGCCGCGCTCGCCGGTGTGCTCGCAATGGCGCAGCCCGCGGGCACGACGGGACGCGGTATCTGGATGCTCGCGGCCGGGCTGGTGCTGATCATCACGCTCGTGGAAGCGTCGTACATGATGGCGTTCCATGACGAGCTGACAGGGCTGCCGGCGCGGCGCGTGCTGTCGCAGACGCTGTCGGCGCTGCGACCGCCCTACACCGTCGCGATCGTCGATGTGGATCATTTCAAGTCGTTCAACGACCGCTATGGCCACGACGTAGGCGACGAAGTGCTGCGCATGGTGGCGAGCCGGCTCGCGGCGGTCACCGGCGGTGGCCGCGCCTACCGCTCGGGCGGCGAGGAATTCACGATCGTGTTTCCCGGCAGGACGAAGGCGGAAGCGCTGCCGCACGTCGAGGAGGTGCGCGAGGCGGTGGCGGGCGCGAAGTTCACGCTGCGCCGGCAGCCACGGCCGACCAAAGCCGAGGGGGAGCGGCGACGCGGCACGCGCAGGAGCGACGAGCGCCGTATCGGCGTCACCATCAGTGTCGGGCTCGCCGGCGTCGACGGCCGCAATCCGACGACGGACGCCGTTGTGAAGGCAGCCGACAAGGCCATGTACCGCGCGAAAAAGAACGGCAGGAACCGGGTCGTGGCGTAA